The segment CCATGGGCCGGGAGATCGCGCTGCCCCTGCTGACCGGCATCGTCATGGACACGCGGGGGTTCCGCACGTCCAACACCACATCGGATACCCTGCGGGCGGCCAGCCGGCTGATGGATGCCGGCGCTTCCCTGTCCGAGGTGATGGAGCGGGCGCTGAACTCGCGCCCCTATGCCATGCTGTGCCTGTGGGGCAAGATGATCCCCACCGTTCACTTGGAAGGGCGTATTGCCTGGGCGGTGCTGACGCCGGCGATGCAGGCCGAATGCGGCAACCCTGAGGAAGGCGACGGCGGCTTCATTAACTTACTCGTCTCCCTCCAGGAGGCGGATGTGGGCCTGCTCTTTTATGATAAGGGCGACCATGCCGTGGAAGTGGGCTTTCGTGCCAAGCCCGGCATTGACATATCCGGCGTGGCCTTTGCGCTGGGCGGTGGGGGACACCCGCAGGCCGCCGGCTGTACCGTGGAAGGTTCGCTGGAGGAAGTGCGGGCGCGCGTGCTGGACATGGTGCGCCGCGCCATAGATGGACAGCGCGCCCTGTATCGGTAAGGTCTATGGCGGACAAGCGAACCGGAACCCCGGCCGGCCCTTCATCTCCTTCGCACCCCGTCTCTGGCATCCTCCTGATCGACAAGCCGGCCGGATGGACCTCCCATGACGTGGTGGAGAAGGTGCGCCGGCTGACCCGTCAGCGCAAGGTCGGTCACGCCGGCACACTGGACCCATTGGCCACCGGCCTGCTGGTGGTATGCCTGGGCCAGGCCACGCGGCTGATGCCGTATCTGATCGGGCATGACAAGAGCTACCGGGCCACACTGCGCCTGGGGCAGAGCACCGACACCTACGATGCGGAGGGGCGCATCACCTATGAACACAACGGCCCACTGCCCGACCGCCCGGAGGTGGAAGCGGTACTGCCGGCCTTTCGCGGGGAGATCGAACAGGAGCCGCCGGCCTTTTCGGCGGTGAAACAGGCCGGCGAGCCGTTATACCGTCGAGCGCGGCGCGGCGAGGAGGTGGCGGCTCCTCCCCGGCGGGTGCGCATCCATCGGCTGGAGCTTGTCGAATGGGACCCGCCCTATCTGACGCTGGAG is part of the Anaerolineae bacterium genome and harbors:
- the truB gene encoding tRNA pseudouridine(55) synthase TruB, whose protein sequence is MADKRTGTPAGPSSPSHPVSGILLIDKPAGWTSHDVVEKVRRLTRQRKVGHAGTLDPLATGLLVVCLGQATRLMPYLIGHDKSYRATLRLGQSTDTYDAEGRITYEHNGPLPDRPEVEAVLPAFRGEIEQEPPAFSAVKQAGEPLYRRARRGEEVAAPPRRVRIHRLELVEWDPPYLTLEIDCSAGTYVRSLAHDIGRRLGCGAHVAGLVRTRSGPFRLEEAVSLEELTGADGWRRCLLPMDAGLGDLPAMVLSSDEVTRVGFGQAVAGPAPADDRPVRAYSDDGRLIAILHYDPTANLWRPKVVLAGMEGGATSSHSDKQEGP
- a CDS encoding bifunctional oligoribonuclease/PAP phosphatase NrnA; protein product: MSGVTAQIAGYLRQAERILLVGHMDPDGDAVGALLGLRETLRRLGKQVVPALPDRPPSKYAFLPGFAELTTAPAGSFDLFVSLDSSDTARLEPIYSTVMAPAGRPVINIDHHITNVMFGTLNWVEPKAASTSEMIISLVDALGVPMGREIALPLLTGIVMDTRGFRTSNTTSDTLRAASRLMDAGASLSEVMERALNSRPYAMLCLWGKMIPTVHLEGRIAWAVLTPAMQAECGNPEEGDGGFINLLVSLQEADVGLLFYDKGDHAVEVGFRAKPGIDISGVAFALGGGGHPQAAGCTVEGSLEEVRARVLDMVRRAIDGQRALYR